AGAAAAATAgcattttccttccaaatctttccacATTTGGAGATATTTGGttactaaattaattaaagGATCATCAAATTCATTTCCTCCAAAAATAGTAtccaaacaaacgaaattataTGTCGCCATATCTCTCCCCTTATTTCCCCTCTAGTTTCCTCAATGCAAACAAAGTGTAATAGAAGTTACACTTAATTATTACAGAACGCATATCAGCAATGTTGATCAAAGAAACCAAAAACTTCTAGCCATCTTACAATAACCAATTAAAAGTACTCCATATTTTACAATATCATATAAGTAAGTCATTCGTAATTCATGTGATCAACACAAATATTGATGTCTAGACATCTAATGATATCACCAAACTAAACTAAACAACAATACTTATTCcataaatttgaaaaaactcCAAAGCAAATCATCAAAAAGTAGATTTCTATCATCCATGATTTACTTGACATTCCAAAAAAAGGGAAGCAAATTGATGATACATAGAACATGTTCATGTAACAGGTTTGTTAAAGTCAAGATATAACTTAATAAATACTTAATTGCTAACAACTTTCAACATTCTAAAATCAAAAGTAGGGTTTTATGATTTTCTTCATATCCTTTTCGATAAACTATAGTCCAACATCTATCATAACACCTACTTTAATCGAAAAATAATGCTTTATGCTGCTAATTAGACAGCTAATACGGCTAATCTAACGGCTACTAACACAGCAAATAGCTACTTTACACTACTTTGAATAAACCCATAATCATACCTCTAAGAATCCATCAGCATCAGCAGCAAGTGCTTGTAAAGCTTTTTGAGCAAGGTCCAATTTCAACCCAGCTTTACTAGCAACATCCCCAATAGTCACCCTACCACCATAAGAATCAATAGCTTCCATTGTTCGATTCCTAACATCAGACGGAAGTTTATCACTCTCCACCAATTTCCCGGGTTTAATAGAAGTAACGACATCGACACTACTGCTACTAGCTTTgataaccctaaccctagaatttttcaatttaatagaAGAAATCCGAGGAACTGAAATGGGTAAGTGAAATTGTTGATGATGACTGTGGGGATGGTTGAGGACGACATTAATGGTGGAATTTGAAGAGAAGTTTCTGGAGATAGAAAAATGGCGGGATTTTGGTATTGAAGAGAAACAAATTGAAATCATGGAGATGGAATTCATTCGACTTGAATTGGGGAATTATGTTGAAGGAGGAAATTGAGATTACTCCATTGAAGACAAGCGAGTTTCTTTTGTACTTTGAATCGAGGTGAGTGGTTCACAAAGAGAAGAGTAGCCACTTTCAATCGTTTGGAAGTATTCctctttttcgtttttttttttctcttatttttatttatactaattttttttaaaatagtatatattatgaATTAGGTAGAATGTAACGATAAAAAACTAGTATATTTGTATAagtaaataatatttactttCCAATACTTATATTTGAGAAGCTATTAATTAAGACAAgtgaatttaaaagaattgCTAGTACGAGAATGACTTCAAccaagtttttaatttttttgttctatTCGAAAATAAACACGCAACAccttccttcttcattctttctTTCCCTGTGTTCCTTCCTAGTTCATGGTACACACACAGCAACAAACATCACCTTCTTCCCCAAACGTTCGAACAAGCAGCAGCAATCACAAGAGAATCGAGTCTTTTCCTCTTCTTGTCGACATTTCCTCTGAAATTAGGGTTAAAGCTTTCGTTCTTCTGATATGCGAACTTAGGACAAAAACTAAAACCATCTTCTACCTTGAGTTCTCACAAGATTCATTGCAAGTTCATCTCCTTGTCATCATTTTCGAGTGAACCAAAACTCCGTGGATGTCCTactcttcttgttgattgttggTGTAAACAAACTAAGGTTTGAATCTCTCAATTTTTATGTGTGATTTCATTCTATTCTTTTTCTTACTATTCTGATTTTTCTGCAAGATTCGAACCCTAGCCATCTTTGATTGGATTTTCGTGTAATATCAACATTCTTGTAGAATTTTATTCCATTGAAATTGTAAACAGCACAACAGCAACCGAAAACCCCCTTCCCTTGATCTAAATTCTGCCGGAATGGGGGGAAGTGAGTGAGATTTGGTCTTGTCTGTTTAAGCATCGAAATCCAAGCCGAAAATCAAGCAttgaatctgattttttttcGTTTCTTGTTGCTGCAAACAGAAGGTAAtttttcttgtttctttttcTGCTTTTCTCAAATAATTATGCTCTTATTCATATAAAGGTTAGTTTCATTGATATACGTTCACTTGCATATTCCTTTACCATGCATTAAGCCCTAAATATTGATGAATTTTAGAAATTTGTATGAGTAAATTAGATGAATTTTTAATTGAGAAATTTATGAGAAATGATGAGAATTTAAGTGCAGATTATAATTTTAGTAGGAGACTACTCTAATGACTTGGTTTTGATTAGTTAGCATTCTTGGATATGTTGTTTAATTGGAAGATAAGGATCTTGTAGTAGAGACTAGAATAGTGAAAATGAAGACTGATAgtgcaaattttaataactGCAAGCGCACGGTTGACATGTAGtcgcgggtcgaacacaagaaGACGAGTTaatcaatttgtttgttttatgattACAAGACACGGATTAAGAAAATGATATGATGGGGAAACTAATACTAAGATGCAAGAACTAAAGCTAAAACAACAATTAATATGAAGATAACAGTGATATAACAAATTCTAGGGTGTCGGGCATCACCAAATTCTAACATGGAAGTCGATCACTCTCATGATTGTATGAAACTGAGTCATTAACATAATTAAATGTGATCTAACTAATCTCAAGCTTCAGCTCTATTGATTAATATCGGTTTAAGACCAAactagtgttaatcctcaaacttccgttttattggctaaactagtaggaatttaacttaaatatatctcaatcctaaattaatcctaatctcaaacttctgttttattgaaaaggttaataaagatatttaaactgagattcattaagcataaatttaattatagactcaaattcacacaatcaatcaataaaacgTCATCCCATGCTTCGAATTAGGATTTATCTCCTAACCCTAGAGAGGAAAACTACTCTCTAGACATAACAATAAAGAAcatgtaataaacaataaataaaatctcaaaaaaaaatactaaacatGAAGATAATAGATAGACTCATTACATAAAAGTAAATGATAAAGCtgtaaataaagaaaatttactAATGAAAATGGAAATGGCAAGAAATTAAATGTAACAATGGAGTtttaactcaataaaatatgaTGGAATAACAAAGGAACAATAATGAAAACTCAGAAAAACTAAGGGGAAAAACTTCTATTTACGAAAAAGAAACTAACTCTATTTATAAAAACTCCTAAAAAAAACGTAACCGCTGCACGTCAGGGGAAAAAATCGAGTCGGCAGTGGAGGACCTCAGCAGGAAAGCCAAGTCGGCTTTTGATAAAACCACAGACATATTTTTCCAGAACCTACCGCAGACTCGGCGGCAGATTTTTTTCCCacaaaagccgagtcggctttttgTGCTGAAAAATTGCAGCAAATTTAAATGGTCGCCATTTCTTGCTCGATTTTCagaattggacatataatataccgttggaaagatcttgaagtctagtttctaatgtcataaaccttgcattaatgaaatttttctatcaaaagttatgactaAAAGAGTGagcatatatcaaatttcacttcaaaacttttgcattttaaacacctttcaactcttttgcccatcttcattgtaaaacatcttcaaacgagaaataatctccttagtaaacttcgtcatcattaaaaccataagaattaggcttaaaaatgatcaaaaccgctcaaaatcaacatgaataaccaaaatgggtaaagtagcataactcttcaaaataagcacgaaattacgAACGACaaccatcattaaggagtataaaatgatataaataagtgcaaataattgcacttatcaaagATCTTGGGATATATTGTTGGAAATCATGATATTAGTTTAGAAAATTATGGTAATGGGAAAATGTTGAAAGATTGGATGGTTTTGAAAGAGTCTAGAGTTTGTGTGGAAATCATTAGTTGATTGAATAAATTAGTTGTGTTTTCTAATTAGATAGTTTGTCATTCTTGTTTTTGGTTTCTTGGATTCTTTTAAATAAtcttggttttgagtttagAAGAACatagaagtgtttgaattggaaatacaaAGGGAGTTGTGGAGCCGTATGATCTTTACAAGAGTATAAGCTAGTCTAAAGCATGgttataatattttgatgatatattggggTTGGAGTTAGAACTTGTGCAATctttaaaattagaaatattagaatagaagcttGAACTAAGACGTTGTTCATAGGGGGAGATGCAATGAGTTATATGAGCTTAGTTTGTAGTATCTTAtactttgttgtgatgttatatttgttatgcttcaagAGGTGACGTCAttgaggaacctttctagtgatCACGAAGAAGCGGACTTAGCTTATTGAAGCATcattggtgagtagtaacagtccctaaAAGGGGTTTggccagactacattcttgaaaataaactttttactaaagctcttttgaaattaaaaattattgagacaaatgttgttgtgactgcttatgttgatattgtGATATGGTTAATGGATCGGGcttacgagctggtcattgacggagttgaggaacattgttccctactccctaTTTTTGAGACGAGtagtcattcagatattgactagcttcacccgatagaaacatagccttagagctatggggaacctctcaaactagactccctatgCGCACATAGAtttaggaaactgatgttgcttttaaacctttgttttgaattactgtgttttgttattttaaattgttacttctcattcagtttaatctgatcccttgttgtttccatcttttagtgtGTTACAGAACGGATCCGGTCGGGAACGTTGGGATACCGGAGTTGATTAGAGTTCCAAGGatgttatattgagctgagcacgttagaattttgtagttttgtattaggctTTGGTAATTGTATATTAGTTTAGACTGTATTGGTTATGTTAGACTTTCATGGAaacttttatgattactttgtgttttagttagatgtttggtttgagaattagtTGATACAGTTATGTCGTAGAACTGGTGATCCCTTTGCACAAAGTTTTGGAATTTAGATTTAAGTTTCTTTGGAAataaaccccgtgatgaccctgtttactcagtcaacgttAAGTCAGGTTGTTACATGTGCtccatacttgggttaaatagtctaataatagaaacttttagcataaTGGGTATTTTATATGTACTCGTCTCACGGtcagacgatctcatacaagagagctaaaatacataaaatcttGTTACTTCACATTTTGTGTCTATGCTATATTTGACTGCAATTCACTACTTCCTAGCCTTCATAACGAGTCGTAATAAGTCATCATTATTGTAAATTCATGCCTATAGTATATTCCACTTATAGAAATTATGATCAGTGTCTGGAGAGGGGATGGTAGTAGACCAACCCTCATCAAAAGAGATAGGGGGCGTGGCTAGTGAGACCATCGGCTCAAGAATGACCTGTAAATGCAAGCAAAATAACTAGAACAAGCAAAGGCCATATGGATTTCAACTTTGCCAATATCATTCAGGTTTTTGAGATTATcatatattgaaaatatttcACATGTGAAAAGACCTTATATCACTAAAATAGTGTATTGTAGACTTGTATAATATGCTTTGTTGAGGGTAATccttctaataccatgtcattTTGGGAAATAGTTAACCTAGTTGGGAAATAGTGAACCTAATCACGTGTGTAAGTAAATCAACGTTAATTCTCATGGATATGTGAGCCTGATCCCACGAGTGCCCCATGGGTGtatccacacgagtgggcccaTGTGACAAATTGTCACTGTCTAACATCATAATCGTAATACAGGCTTGTTAACCGCAAAATCATCAGTATCAGACTACAGAAGTAATTTTGCAACCATTACTGTAACCACATTTGCCTCCTAGATTATGCACTAAGCTTAGTATTGTTCACTACTAACTTTTTTTCCATATATTGTGAAACTTTTTCTTTAAACAAATTGTTAATCTCCTAATTTACAAACACATTGTACTAATCTACTTCAGAAATGCTCTGCATAGCAGGAATCCATGTACTTCTCCCACATCTATACTCGTCGAGATTCTCTAACCCACCCGCAACATGTCGCTTCGCTACAAGTTCATCTATCGAAACACCACCACGTTCTAGCATCTCCTTTAGCTCTTGTTTCCTAATCACCAACTTAACAGTCAATCTCGAGTCTTTCCCTTGCCTTTCCTCGGCCTTCTCAGGCTCCGCAAATCTTACTTTCTTGTTCTTAATCTTTCGAGTCAGACTAGGAACCGGAATAAGATAGTATAATCGCCCAGCGAGTAATGTCACATTCGGACTCATATACTGCAGGATTGGCAGCTTATCGGATAGCTCGTGACTGGGAAATTTGGATAGCACCTCGCACACTGTTGTCGATGGATTGTATTCGAGGATTTTGCCATCGGGTTTTACTACTTGTACTGTTTTTGGTTGTGATCTTATGCAGTTTCCCATGGTTAGTAGGGATTAGAGATTGGTATTGTAAAGGAATGAGTGTTTTGAGTGAACTATGAAATGGTAATGGTATGGTATGTGCAAGTTTTTATACGGGTATGTAGTGGCCTAAGTAAGTGGCTTTTGTGCAAATCAGATTTCTTCTTGCCCCACTTGTGGATTTGGGTGGGTAATGGGTTTGTGTTGGActataatattgtttttttaattcactttttataaaatgggtcttaataaaattattttttaaaatctaatCTATATTGTGGGATTTTTGTCAAACCAAAGATAACCCATAGCCAAGTAAAGTGACTGATTTAACTCGTTggtttaataatatatttgaccAGATAATTTTTAACACGCTAATGGAATTAactgttaaagtatataatatatcttaggGCTTCAACCAAcggtttaagcttttggttgagttggttctttgacatggtatcagaagctaacgtgacaagaggtcacgggttcgaatcttaaccacccctcatttaagaGGAATATTCAGCGTTTGTGTGCATCCACACTTATAGTCCAATAGGCTCTCGTGTAAAAggcgtattagagtatataacatatcatagaCCTCAACCAacagtttaagcttttgattgaattggttccttaacattaacttattattgatttattcatttataagAAGAAATTGTTTCAACTCACCAGAtttatcttatttgatttaataCATTTTGATTCACAAAAGTGTAATTGATTGAGAACACTAATATTCTTGTCATAAAGCACTAAAATACCAAGTTCGTGCAACAAAATGCTCTATTGTCGTTATTATGAATGTAACGGCCTATGTTTTTCCAAATTCCCGCTTGTTGTGGGTTATACGAGTGAAATTTCAGTTTGGTAAACAATTTTctaagttaattttttaaatggttttttagcttttggtcaatt
The Amaranthus tricolor cultivar Red isolate AtriRed21 chromosome 11, ASM2621246v1, whole genome shotgun sequence DNA segment above includes these coding regions:
- the LOC130826708 gene encoding uncharacterized protein LOC130826708, whose product is MGNCIRSQPKTVQVVKPDGKILEYNPSTTVCEVLSKFPSHELSDKLPILQYMSPNVTLLAGRLYYLIPVPSLTRKIKNKKVRFAEPEKAEERQGKDSRLTVKLVIRKQELKEMLERGGVSIDELVAKRHVAGGLENLDEYRCGRSTWIPAMQSISESDTDDFAVNKPVLRL